The Coregonus clupeaformis isolate EN_2021a chromosome 18, ASM2061545v1, whole genome shotgun sequence genome has a segment encoding these proteins:
- the LOC121581861 gene encoding glycerol-3-phosphate acyltransferase 3-like — translation MEDFWVVVLACLKVWVYLIVALLMVPAMFGFSLGISETYMKILVKTLEWATLRIQKVNKEQRIIKSSSNGLIQRDDGSMEEELGELRRSRPKPPVGGDFTLSDCFYFYRRGIEDIVEDEVTQRFSSEELVSWNLLTRTNIDFQYISLKLTMVWGLGVFIRYCILAPFRITLASIGLTWLVIGTTAVGFLPNWRLKYWLSDWVHVMCYRICARGLSCTIHYYNKENRPRKGGICVANHTSPIDIMILCNDGCYAMVGQSHGGLMGVLQRAMARSCPHIWFERADMKDRHLVAKRLTDHVNDKTKLPILIFPEGTCINNTSVMMFKKGSFEIGGTIYPVAIKYDPQFGDAFWNSAKYNMVSYLLRMMTSWAIVCNVWYLPAMTQQEGEDAVQFANRVKSAIAHQGGLVDLSWDGGLKRAKVKDVYKEEQQKMYSSMVVGSEEDNSSHSD, via the exons ATGGAGGATTTTTGGGTGGTGGTCCTGGCATGTCTGAAGGTGTGGGTCTACCTCATTGTGGCTCTTCTCATGGTGCCCGCCATGTTTGGCTTCTCCCTGGGCATCTCTGAGACATACATGAAGATCCTGGTCAAAACACTGGAG tgGGCCACGTTGAGGATCCAGAAAGTCAACAAAGAGCAGCGTATAATCAAATCCTCATCCAACG GCCTCATCCAGAGGGATGATGGTTCTATGGAGGAGGAGCTGGGGGAGTTGAGGCGTAGTCGCCCCAAACCACCAGTGGGAGGAGACTTCACCCTCAGCGACTGTTTCTACTTCTACAGACGAGGCATCGAGGACATCGTAGAGGATGAG GTGACCCAGCGGTTTTCATCAGAGGAGCTGGTGTCGTGGAACCTGCTGACTCGGACCAACATCGACTTCCAGTACATCAGCCTCAAACTGACCATGGTCTGGGGACTGGGCGTGTTCATACGCTACTGCATCCTGGCTCCATTCAG GATCACGCTGGCGTCTATAGGCCTGACCTGGCTGGTGATAGGAACCACTGCTGTAGGATTCCTACCCAACTGGAG gcTGAAGTACTGGCTGAGCGATTGGGTCCATGTGATGTGCTACAGGATCTGTGCCAGAGGCCTCTCCTGCACCATCCACTACTATAACAA AGAAAACAGACCCAGAAAAGGAGGAATCTGTGTGGCCAATCACACCTCCCCGATTGATATCATGATTCTCTGCAACGACGGGTGTTACGCCATG GTGGGCCAGTCGCATGGTGGTCTGATGGGAGTGCTGCAGAGGGCCATGGCCAGGTCCTGTCCTCACATCTGGTTTGAGAGAGCTGATATGAAAGATCGCCACCTAGTGGCCAAGAG GTTGACGGATCACGTGAATGACAAGACAAAGCTTCCTATATTGATCTTTCCAGAAG GGACCTGTATCAACAACACATCTGTCATGATGTTCAAAAAGGGAAGTTTTGAAATCGGAGGGACAATATACCCAGTAGCCATAAAG taTGACCCTCAGTTTGGGGATGCATTCTGGAACAGTGCCAAGTACAACATGGTGAGCTACCTGCTGAGGATGATGACCAGCTGGGCTATAGTCTGCAACGTCTGGTACCTGCCAGCCATGACCCAACAG GAAGGGGAGGATGCTGTCCAGTTTGCCAACAGAGTCAAGTCTGCAATCGCACATCAGGGGGGACTAGTGGACCTGTCCTG GGATGGGGGCCTGAAGAGGGCCAAGGTGAAGGATGTGTATAAAGAGGAGCAGCAGAAGATGTACAGCAGCATGGTGGTTGGGAGTGAGGAGGACAACAGCAGTCACAGCGACTGA